The Nitrospira sp. genome includes the window AGCGACGGTTCGAAGCTGCCCCTTCTTCCACCCGTAGGTCCCGTTGCCCGTCTCATCGAGCGTGAGCAGCACCACCGCCAGCTCTTCGTAGTCCCACTCGCCGGCGAGGACGCGGCGATCGCCCGAATCATGCGCGGCCGATCCGGCAGGCGATGAGCTCGTAAGAAGGTGTGAGGCTTGCGGATGACTGCACGCGGCCAGCAGCAGCATTCCCACGATCAGCGCGGGACTCCGAGATAGCATCAGACGCATAAACAGACAGACTCCCCGATGTTTCACCCTATCTACCATGCAGCGGCGCGATGGACAAGCGCTTCAAGAAAATCGGAACCGACCGGCCTTACAGATGGAGCCTCGCCACCCGCCGACAAGCCTCGTCAAAATCAGACTCGGTTTTCGCATAGCTGAAACGCACAAACCGCGCGCCTTCCGGACCCGAGAAGAAGGCTTCTCCTGGAACGGCGGCTACGCCAGCCATCTCCAATAGCGCCATCGCGCGAGCCTTGCCAGTGCTCCCTGGAAGCCGGCTCGCGTCCGCCAGAACGTAGTAGGCGCCCTGGGGAACAGACGGCGTGAGCCCCGCCTGCAAGAGCGCCTCGCAAAAGCGGTCCCGCTTGCGTTGAAACTCCCGAGTCATCTCCCGGTAGAAGGAGTCCGGCAGCTCGCGAATGCCGGCCGCCACACCCATTTGCAATGGCGCAGGCGCACAGACATACAACAGATCATTCATCGCCCCGATGAGATGCGCCCAGCGCTCCGCCGCGACGCTGTAGCCGATGCGCCACCCGGTAATGCTGAATGTCTTGGAGTAGCCTCCGATTGTGATCGTCCGCTCGGCCATATCAGGCAAGGTCGCGAGACTCACGTGTTGTCGGCCATCATACAAAACGTACTCGTAGATTTCGTCGGTGAAGACGAACAAGTCGTGGCGCGTCGCGATCTCGGCAATCCCTTCCAGCTCCGCACGCGAAAACACTTTACCCGATGGATTGCCGGGGCTATTCACCACAATCGCTCTGGTGCGGTTCGTAACGGCCCTTTCCACCTCGGCGAGCGAGAAAGTCCAATCAGGTGGTTGCATCCGCACCGGCACAGGAACGGTATCGACCGACTTCAGCGCCGTCGCATGGTACTGGTAGTAGGGTTCGAAGAGAATGACCTCATCGCCGGGGTTCAACAGGGCGGCGCACGCGCAATGAAACGAGCCCGTCGCCCCGGCACTCACCGTGATGTGGCGTTCAGGATCGGCCTGAATGCCATTGTAGCGAGCCAGCTTCGTGGCCAGCGCCTGCCGCAATTCAGCGAGACCGTCGAATCGCGTATAGGTATTGAATCCCTGGTCCATGGCGCGCTTGGCACCCTCCAAGACCGGCAGTGGGACGGGCGTGTCACAGACCCCTTGGGCCATGTTCACCCCCTTGGCGTTCACACAGGCCTGAGTCATGGCTCGGATTTCCGACGGTCCGAGCTGCGCCATCCTGAGATTCCCCGTTCGCTTCATCACTGCTCCTCCTCTCTCCCATTCCAATCCGATCTTTTTCGCAGAGACCTCGGCGAAGGTCAACTGCTTGTCGAGATCCCGCCACACCGCCACCCTTGATGGCACTCTAGTTACTTCTTAGTCGTTTGTACTTGCATTCGTGTGGGCCTCTGTTAGACATTCTCTGTGACGTCAGGATCTTTCCGGAGGCGTTGCCCCCCGTCCGAACTACACCATCTGGGGAAGGCGGAAAGACAGAACACGCGGTACAGTCAAGGCGGAGGAATTTCTGAGAGGACATGAGGGTTATGGAATTACGACCACAACCGCCTGCGAACCCGGACCCGGCAAGCGATCACCACAAGGATCGACGAGGAAGGCGGATGCCGCTCTCCTGCCGTCTGTTCTTCTTCGGCGAAGACGACTTCGAGGGTGAGGCCACGCTACTGGACATTTCCGCGAGCGGCTGTCGCGCGAGTTCGTCGATTCCACTCGAGATCGGAATGATTCTGCGACTGTCTCTTTTCCTGCCCGATCATCAATGGCCGCTACGCATCAATCAGGCGCTCATTCGCTGGATCGACCACAAGGAGATCGGACTGGAGTTCATCGACATTACCATGGCCCAGCGGGAGCGGCTGCGGACGTTGGTGATGAAAGCACGATAACGCCCCGTTGACATCACTCTGGGAGGGCTCCGACCTCACCGGTACCTCTTACGTTTGATCGCTCGGAGCAGCGGAAATTCTTCCCCCCGGATTTCCGAACGGTCTCCTACGATGGAGAGGGCAGCGATATTGAAGGGGGCTTGGCTGAATGATCCGGCGGAGTCGCTTGGGGACTTCTGGATCGATACCTTTCGTAGTACTTGAGCACTTTGCGCACATAGTGCTGGGTTTCGCGAATACGTGGAATCCGGCCTCCCTTCACCCGATGTACCCCGGCATTGTAGGCGGCCAGCGTCAGCGAAAGATCCCCGTCGTAGAGATTCAGCAGATGCCGCAGCTGTTTCGCGCCACCACCGATGTTCTGAATGGGATCGTGGAGGTCTCCCACCCGTAAGGTGGCAGCGGTCTCGGGAGTCAATTGCATGAGCCCGACCGCTCCCTTCCGAGAGACCGCGTCCGGACGAAAATCAGACTCCGTCTTAATGACCGCACGCAAGAGCGCCGGATCGAGTCGGTACCGTTTAGCGTAGAACGCGATCGCCCGACGGATTTCCTGTGTGTCATATCGCGGGCGCCCGTCGAAATCCGACTTCGTGGGAACAGGAATCGCCCCGACCATCGCCATGGCCAATACAAGAATCCCCGCGTTGCGCAGAAACGCAACGGAGGGGCGAAACCGCTGTATGGAGATTGGAGTAGTCACGCAGTAACCTGGCCGACCCATTCAGCAGGGGTGGACCCGGGTTACCGAAGTATCTCCTCAAGAGCCGTGCCGTCCAGATCGATTCACAACTTACTGAAGACATTCAGGCTTTATCTTAATGGATCCTGCGACGAGGATGCGCAGATCGAACAATCGTGACCATTTCTCGGCAAGAGAACTACGGCAGGACTCTTGCCCCGTCACTTTTGGCCATGCCCCAATAGACAAAGGCCTGGACGGTCGCCACCAGCACCACGAGCATCAACAGTATGAGAAGCGCCACGGCGATCCCGCCCATCACAGGAGCGTGATAGGCATGAAAAATCACGGCTACAGGCTGGTCCGTGAAAGGACTGAAATGCGAGAGCCAGCCAAAAGCCAATCCACCCAACCCGATACCGGCCCAGAATCTCGGGCCCACTGTTCCTCGCCGGTAACCGATCAATCCCAGCCCTAACACGAGATAGATCGAGGCGATCACGACGATGAAGCCGATCGACTGGTCATCGATTGGCCAGTGGAAATCGCCGCGCAGGACATGATCGACGGCATGGAGTCCGTTCAACACCGCAATCCCCTTGATCAGTCGTTCGAGCGTATCGGGCTGACGTACAGGCATCGCCTAGGGCTTCCCCCAAACCTCTTCCAGCCGTTGGGTCCGGCCGCAATTGAATTTATAGAACTTATAGCGCACGGGATTCTTTTTATAGAAATCCTGGTGATACTCTTCGGCCGGGTAAAACGCCGTGGCCGCTACAATCTGCGTCACGATCGGGCTATGAAATCTTTTCGACTCTTCAAGTCGCTTTCTCGAGGCCTCTGCCAATTTCTGCTCTTCGGGAGTCGAAGGAAATATCGCGGCCCGATACTGATTGCCATGGTCACAGAATTGGGCGTTCGGGGTCAACGGATCCACATTGCGCCAGAACGCATCCAAGAGCTTCTCGTAACTCACTTTGGCGGGATCGTAGGTCACCTCAACCGATTCCGCGTGCCCGGTCCCGCCGGCTGACACCTGCTCATAGGTCGGATTGGCCAGGGTTCCGTCCATGTAGCCGGACACCGTCGAGAGGACACCGTCGACTTTCTCAAAGGCTTCCTCCATGCACCAGAAGCACCCGCCGGCAAAATAGGCCTTGGCTGGAGCGGTCGCGGCCGAGCGCTCCGGTTGGATCAGACTAAGGCCCAACCCCATCACCAGGACCATCCCTGCCAATGCTGCTTGTCCGAAATTCCGTCTTGTCATTGCGAAGACCCTCCTCTGTGGTCAGTCGAGGCTGACGCGAAACTCTTACAGTCTACTACGGCGCTCGGTTTCCGATGGATTTTCGGGTATGATGTCCACATGCATTTCTCGAAGCTTCTGCTCTTCGTTGCGACCCTCACTGCGCTGTCCGGTTGCGCCTCCTGGTTCGCGAAGGGGGAAATACCGGACGTGCTGGTCAGCAATATCACCCCTCTGGATAGCACGCCATTCGAGCAGCGGCTCAAAATCGATCTGCGCGTCCGGAATCCGAACGACTACGAGCTCCAGGTGACCGGCATGGACATCCGATTGGATTTGAATGGAAAGCGGTTGGCCCGCGGTCTCGGGAACCAGGCGTTCACCGTCCCGCGTTTGAGCGATAGCGTCGTGTCGATTGAAACGACGACATCTACCCTCGATGTCGTGCGACAGGTTCTCGGGTTACGAAAAGTTCAGGCCCTGAGTTACGAGATCAGCGGCGTGCTGCATCTCAAAGAGGGCCGGCTCCCCTTCGAGAATAGCGGGGTGCTGGTAGAAAAAGGCGAGCTCTCCGGCGTTCTCGCTCCCTAACGGACCCTCACAATGCCAGATCGCCGTATTCCGTCGGCTCTTCCGAATGAGACCGGCGCTTCCTGCCGCCCATTTGCTTCATAATGAGCTCGATCGCCTCTTCCGGAGAGCCGGCTGCAGAGACGAGGCGTTTGCCTAGCTTGCGGAAGAACGCCACATCGGCCGGAGCGGCATCTACAAGAATCACAGGCTTCCCGGCTTTCACCGCCAACGCGACTTCAGACACCGTGCCGGACCCACTTAGACCGCACGCCACCACCACATCACTCGTGAGCACATTGATGTTGTTACGGCCGCTGCCCATTTCCGTAATGATCGGCACATCGACATGACACGACACCCGGTCCTTCGCCGTGGGCAAAATTCCCACCGTCAGGCTCCCGCCGACTCGCTTCGCTCCCTCACAGGCGGCATCCATGACACCCAGGTCGCGTCCGCCGGTAAGCACCACCCAGCCGCGCCTGGCGATAAATTCGCCGAGTACCCGCGCGTTATCCAGATCTTTCTTCTTCGCCTTGGCCGGCCCCATTACACCCACTATGAATCGCATCGCTCCTCCGCTCCAGACTGCCCCGATTAAACTCGTGATGCTGTCAGTGTGACATCGGCAGAGATTCAATAGGCCCAGGCCGCCTTGACCTGCCCGTCGATCGTACGCCCACAATGAATCGACTCGCTCTTCCACTCCGGACTACTTGATTAAAATCGTGATGCCGTCAGTGTGACATCAGCATAGGTCCAGGCCGACTTGAACTGTCCGTCGGCCTTGTCCGCGTCGCCCCCTTTATGCTGGGCGCGGAGGCTCTGGGTCAATCCCCAGAGACTCCACCCGTTCTGCGGGTGACGCCGAAGATCCTCCCGGTAGACCTGTTCGGCTTCGGCCGGCCGGCCGGCCGTCAGCAACGTCGCCCCCAGATAGTGGCGTACGGGAATCGGCCAATAGGGAGGCTCCGTGTAGGCCAGAGATTCTTCCAGTGCCACCCCTTCACGCAGAATCCTGATGGCCTCGTCATACTTCTGGCGGCGTGCGGCAATGTCTCCCGCCAGCAGCCGCTCTGCAATTTGTAACATGGTCCGCGCGGTCTTGTCCTCGGGACTCCGGTCGCGGCGGAACTGCTTCGCCAGGCCAGCCAGCACAAAATGCTCGCCTTCGGCCCCCGGAACTCTGCCTACTGCCGCCGAGGCAAGTCCCCGCCCCAGCCGCCACATACCTTCTTGCACCCGTAATCCCTTCGGTGGGACCGGCTCGTGCAGCAGGTCCTCCCACCGGCCGAACCGGATCAGCGAAAATACCGGCGCCGGAAGATAGAACTCTTTCCACCTTTCCTTCCGTGCTTCCGCTTCGGTAATGGTCCCCGTCAATTCTCGGGCGGTCTTCAGCGCCTCCGCCTGTCGCCCTTCCATCATCAGTGAGGCCCAGAGAAAATGCAGATTGTGCGTGAAGTAGCCATCCGCATAGTCTCCGCTCAGCGCCCGTCCTGCCAGGTAGTCTTTGTCGACATGGACCGCGTGGGCGTTTCCTTCTGCCGCCTCATGATACTTGCCGAGGCGAAGATAGATATGCGCCGGCATATGCACCAGGTGTCCAGCCCCCGGCATGAGGCCGGCCAACCGTTCAGCACAGGCCAGAGCCCGCTCCGGCTTCGGCGACGCTTCGACGACATGGATGTAGTAATGGCAGGCGCCGGGGTGATCGGGATATCTGGCGAGGACCGCTTCCAGCATCGATACCATCTCGTCGGTCCCAGGATGCGGACGTCCGTCAGACATCCAGAAATCCCACGGCCGCAGATCCATCAACGCCTCGGCAAAGAGGACTCCGGCATCCGGATCATCCGGCGACTGCTGCCGGACAGTCCGCATCGCCGAGGCATAGGCCTTATCGAGCGCGACACGGGAGCCGCCTTTGGCGCTGTATCGTTTACCAAGCGCCTCAATGTATCGTTGCTCGGCGGAACTGACGCGGCCGGCCTGCGTCCGGGCTTTCTGCAGCGCCTCCCATGCCCGCCGTTCATCGGCCTTGGCCATCGGCGCATTGATATTCGGTCCCAAGGCCAGCGCAATCCCCCAATAGGCCATCGCGGCAGTCGGGTCGAGCCGAGCCGCCTCCTCGAACGAACGAATCGCCTCTTCATGATTGAACGCGTAGACCAGGCGCAAGCCCTGATCGAAATAGTGCTGCGCCTGGTCGGACGTGGTGGTGATCGGATGGCGAAGCGTTCCGAGATCGGTAAACAGCGTGACGGATTCCGCCGCCTCAGCGGCGCCTCCCCACGACAGCAGGAGTGCGAGGCCCACAAAGGCAGCGCGACTCAGCCGGCTCACCGA containing:
- a CDS encoding aminotransferase class I/II-fold pyridoxal phosphate-dependent enzyme yields the protein MPSRVAVWRDLDKQLTFAEVSAKKIGLEWERGGAVMKRTGNLRMAQLGPSEIRAMTQACVNAKGVNMAQGVCDTPVPLPVLEGAKRAMDQGFNTYTRFDGLAELRQALATKLARYNGIQADPERHITVSAGATGSFHCACAALLNPGDEVILFEPYYQYHATALKSVDTVPVPVRMQPPDWTFSLAEVERAVTNRTRAIVVNSPGNPSGKVFSRAELEGIAEIATRHDLFVFTDEIYEYVLYDGRQHVSLATLPDMAERTITIGGYSKTFSITGWRIGYSVAAERWAHLIGAMNDLLYVCAPAPLQMGVAAGIRELPDSFYREMTREFQRKRDRFCEALLQAGLTPSVPQGAYYVLADASRLPGSTGKARAMALLEMAGVAAVPGEAFFSGPEGARFVRFSYAKTESDFDEACRRVARLHL
- a CDS encoding PilZ domain-containing protein — protein: MELRPQPPANPDPASDHHKDRRGRRMPLSCRLFFFGEDDFEGEATLLDISASGCRASSSIPLEIGMILRLSLFLPDHQWPLRINQALIRWIDHKEIGLEFIDITMAQRERLRTLVMKAR
- a CDS encoding lytic transglycosylase domain-containing protein, translated to MTTPISIQRFRPSVAFLRNAGILVLAMAMVGAIPVPTKSDFDGRPRYDTQEIRRAIAFYAKRYRLDPALLRAVIKTESDFRPDAVSRKGAVGLMQLTPETAATLRVGDLHDPIQNIGGGAKQLRHLLNLYDGDLSLTLAAYNAGVHRVKGGRIPRIRETQHYVRKVLKYYERYRSRSPQATPPDHSAKPPSISLPSPS
- the msrA gene encoding peptide-methionine (S)-S-oxide reductase MsrA; the protein is MTRRNFGQAALAGMVLVMGLGLSLIQPERSAATAPAKAYFAGGCFWCMEEAFEKVDGVLSTVSGYMDGTLANPTYEQVSAGGTGHAESVEVTYDPAKVSYEKLLDAFWRNVDPLTPNAQFCDHGNQYRAAIFPSTPEEQKLAEASRKRLEESKRFHSPIVTQIVAATAFYPAEEYHQDFYKKNPVRYKFYKFNCGRTQRLEEVWGKP
- a CDS encoding LEA type 2 family protein, yielding MHFSKLLLFVATLTALSGCASWFAKGEIPDVLVSNITPLDSTPFEQRLKIDLRVRNPNDYELQVTGMDIRLDLNGKRLARGLGNQAFTVPRLSDSVVSIETTTSTLDVVRQVLGLRKVQALSYEISGVLHLKEGRLPFENSGVLVEKGELSGVLAP